From Catharus ustulatus isolate bCatUst1 chromosome 24, bCatUst1.pri.v2, whole genome shotgun sequence, the proteins below share one genomic window:
- the TMEM88B gene encoding transmembrane protein 88B, whose product MSGQDPEDFGGEMLSEKSRMIPGLPPYDMDEQLLPREPRSPCCCLAWTLLIATMNCLVFLLNLLLMFVIFTIVLLPTIVVVYFGFQCHSQVLHSSARYCKSILDDNSSSALIILGFVIMSPLLVVAMAIYCSLARRLQLLVCCQPYSLALYKGGHCCHPRALCSPQLKAWV is encoded by the exons ATGTCTGGCCAGGACCCTGAGGATTTTGGAGGAGAAATGCTGTCAGAAAAGTCCAGGATGATCCCTGGGCTGCCCCCCTATGACATGGatgagcagctccttcccagggagccccgcagcccctgctgctgcctggcctGGACCCTGCTGATAGCAACCATGAACTGCCTGGTTTTCCTGCTCAATTTGCTCCTGATGTTTGTTATTTTCACCATTGTGCTGCTTCCCACCATCGTGGTGGTTTATTTTGGCTTCCAGTGCCACTCCCAG gtGCTGCACTCCTCTGCCCGCTACTGCAAGAGCATCCTGGACGACAACAGCTCCTCTGCCCTCATCATCCTGGGCTTTGTCATCATGTCCCCTCTGCTGGTGGTGGCCATGGCCATTTACTGCAGCCTGGCCCGgcgcctgcagctcctggtgtgcTGCCAGCCCTACAGCCTGGCCCTCTACAAGGgagggcactgctgccaccccagggctctgtgcagccccCAGCTCAAGGCTTGGGTGTga